The sequence below is a genomic window from Stigmatopora nigra isolate UIUO_SnigA chromosome 4, RoL_Snig_1.1, whole genome shotgun sequence.
ATTTGAGGGAGGAACTTTGGGACATCGAAAATACAATCAGCAGTCTGTCTCAGGGCATTTCCTTTTGGTTGTCTTGTATGTTGTATTTCATacgaagaggaaaaaaagcggGGTGGTTTCAAATCAGATAAGATATGATACTAGAGTGCTTGTGTGAGTATTTCTGTGGGTTAAGGGGGGGTGCCCCTAATTGCTATTAGTATTTTCCTTACCCATTGAATAGATTGATATTGAATATTATTGTGTTTTATAAAACAATTTTGCTTCATCAGTCAGTTGAAAACTTAAGCATCATTAAAAGTGAGCTGACCATGTGTTGAGAAAATAGCCACAATTTCAAATGTATGTTTTGGAgatttgggaggaaatcggagtacctggagaactATATACCACAGGTAAGAGGGGTATCTTTAAACTTGTTGCTTCTCATTTGCAGTGATAAAtgtccattttaactgggaggtaGGGAATGATCTATGGCAgccttcctaaaaaaaaatggacgtaaATCTTTGTCAATGGCACGGAAACATGATCATCTTCATCTAGCCCTgctatttcaaaccaactgGACATTTATTGACATCAATAGTAGACTCTTTCTTTTACGACTCAATCACGCTAAAATTTCTCatttaatgacaaaaagaaGCATTCAATACATTTACGCCAGATGCGGCAGGGGATTAATAGTGCATACAGCTCTCTAGGAAAAGATGGCAGAGGGATGTCCCATAAAGGAATTTCCCCACTTACAAGTCAGTTAATGGGCATCCCCAAATTCCGGCCAATATTATCTTAAAACTTCCTCCTACTCATATTGCAGATAAATGTCCTTTCTCTGAGTGGAGTTGTTTAACTCTAGAAACCGGAACTCACGTTTCCTGTAGTGTTGCCTCATGTTATACAATGAAATTTCATCTTTTAAAGTTGACAAGAACTCTAAAGGATTCTAGTTACGGTATTTTTAATACCATAGTGGCGAATATGTATTGCAAAAATGGTAATCCTTGATCACATCGATTCTAATGTgtcaatttaaatgagtttgttgattttaattcatattaattCAGGCCACGGATAGCCAGAGCCTATTTAAGTTGAGTGATAGATGGACTATTGGTTGTAAGTACTTTAAAGTAATAGACCATTTATGATCAGTATCCTCTTTACGCAGGTTTCGGTTTAGTTGACTGTTATTTTCTGTGGTTTTGTTGATCTTCACTTTCAGATAAAGAGGGGCAGAGTTATCTTTCTCTGAGGTTCTCTTCTCAACTTGTATCTGATTAAATAATGAGTAATGGATTTTCTTGTTCGTCACTAAAAAGAAAATTCCTCTGCTTAGTTTTATTATGAAGAAATCCTGTATACGTAAAAAGACCAAACTGAACACGTGGTTTAAATGTAATCTTTATTATGTGAGAGCTCTACGCAATCACGCATTGTGTTCGCATCACAAATATGGAGTGGCAGCAGTGAGATGAATGAGAGCGgttgaatgttttttgtattttgagaaCCGTAATGTTCACTTTCACTCATTTTAACTCAAATTTAATTGACTTGCAGTCATAACAGACAAGGAAAATGAGTTAAGAGTTCGTGTTTGTCGGGGTATGTTAGTTGGCTTCGTTCTTGGAAGCTTCATCGAAGTTCTCAacaagatctaaaaaaaaaggaaagatgtTTAGAAAGGATGTTTGATGGTTGTTGTATTCTCATTAGAAGTTATGGCTAAACGGCTTCAGGTGACACCCCATATTGGTTGACATCCTATTGCAAGGCTATTTGTCGATTATATCTTCACTATGCCTCTATTTAGCAAATGTCAATGCATCGCTCAAATGACGCCTGTTGCCAAATGCTGTTTTGTGTTCAGACCAACATTTTTATCGCCAAAAGTTAAAAATCGCAAAGTTGTATATTTTCTGCTATTGCTCACCAGGAACTTCGTCATCCTCCTCTTCGACAGTGACCATAGGTGCTTTGCTCTCTCCCactaggaaaaaaacaaaatgatggtACACAATTAGGGATTTTTACAGGCAAAATTGGTGGATGGAAAGTGTCCTTCCTACTTGGCTTGGGTAGTGTCTCTGCTAATCTCCTGAGGCTGGTAAGACTGTCCGCCCCGAGCTGGTTTAGGATTCCGGGGAGCATCTCCGTGAGCTGTTTGTTCTCAGCATGGCCTGTAATGGTGAAGGTGTTGGCTGCCAAGGATGCCTGCACTTTTGGGTTGTTAAAATGGATGACTGTGCCCTGGTTTGTGAACATATTCACCTATGGAGATAAAAGGGGGAGTGAGTCTTCATAACGGAAGATTCCAAGCCTGACGGCATTATCCGCACCTCCTCAATGCCAGAGATATTGTTGACACCCAGCTTCTTGAGGGAGAATTGCAGCTTCTTGTCATCTGCAGTTGCTGTCCTGTGTACCACCTTCTTCTTTCTGCGTGCTGATCCCTTTAAAAGTGAACAGAATTTCAGCTAACCAAGTCAGTTTACAGGAATTCAAACATTTCTGTCTTGTATGCCAACACACCTTGCCACCTATGCGGACCTGCGCCTGCAGTTTGGCAAGCTTCTCCTGGTTCATAATGGACTCCTTCATCTAAGTACAGAAAGTGATGAATGAAACTCAAGGAGCTATGttataaaatatatgtttaaagaaaaatttattttcagttttgtgcTGAAAATGATTGAGCAGTGCCAcaacaaatattgcattttattcTTATATATGGCATGTGGTTGAAGCATTGTGGCAAGTAATCACTATGATTTTTCCCCTAAACCAATGCAcatattttaactcattggctgtcatatAAGGTGcaagacgttcaatccattttgaatgggaggctTTTGCGTGCTTATAGATGTCAATAGATTAAAAATATCCGCAAGCAGTAGGTTTGgacaacatgaaatattcttaaaaatattcaattaatttTAATGACTTTTCTTCCTTAGTTGGAAACAATTTACATATCAAAGAGTGTTGCCTATCAGCCTCGCTTTTAAGAAACCTAATATTAGATAGCCACCCAAGCTAATAGTTATCGCTACGGCCTCAGTAAATAATTATAAGCACACATCGGATGTTTGTATTGGTCCTTGGGAAATCTAATCTTTTTCCCAGGCTCCACACACTACAGATAAAGTATAATTGCTTCATATAGTCTCAAATTAAATAAACCGACCTGGGAGTGTGTTATCACGCGGCTCGCTAAACCGATAGAAGCTCGAAGAAAGGGGCAGCAACTGGAAGTGACGCATTGGTGAACCTTTCTTAccggaaaatgttttttgaaagaccaaactatgtatatatttttaaattttaagtattttttccgAGTAATTTTATTATGTGTAAATagctttatttacatttatgtaTTCGTAAAATCACATTCAGTGACCCGTAGTGTTACGTTACGGAAAAATAAAACGGAAGTGAAGACAAACCATCATGGCGGCCTCCGCAGGGGCCTTTGGAAACGTGATAACTCAATATAATTACTAAATTTTGATTCTCCCAGTAATCGATCTTCATATCAACCTATTTAATTGTCTTCATTTGAGCTGTAGAACCCACCTGACTCGTATTTCAAAAGGTGAGACCCACTGCTTGTGATTTAGTAGCCAATGTTGCTAACTTTGCTGTGTTGAACACGTTGGCTCGCTTCTATTATGGGTTGCAGAATGATATGCtggttttaattgtttttattttatagtctGTTCACCGTATCTCTCAATCTTTCTTGCTATCTCATTAGTATAAAAAGTATTTCTCACTCTACCTCTTTTTTTAACGGATTCTTGTCTTTTACTTACAACTCATCACTGTTAGTTTATTTACAAATACGTAGTAGCCGAGTGGACCAGATTTGCTGCTTTGTTTTGACtgtacaatgttttattttttattttcctgtcTATTGGGACCAAAGGAATCACTGTGACAGACGTAGAAATGGCGTTGTTTAAACCTACAAAAATTGCAGTTTATCCTAAACTTGGTGAGAAAGTCACACAAGATACTCTGTACTGGAAAAACTACAAGGTGAGTCTTTGAATCAGACAATGCCTCATATTTTATGTCGTTGGTTTTCACTTGTAATCTGTAATTTGTTTTGTCTTCTCACAGGCTCCAGTACAGATAAAAGAATTTGCATCAGTGACAAATATCGACTTCTCTCCTGTTGCTCCACATAACTTTGCAGTAACAGCATTCACACGAGTACGAAGAGCTGTCTTTTAAAAATTGATCTAACTTACAATTGTAAATCTTATGTTCTGTAGTATTCACATACAATTTTCCATTTTACCCTCTCTCTTCAGATCCACATTTATGGCCCATTTTCCCAGGAACCAGTAAAGTCGTTCACACGGTTTAAAGATACCGCCTATTGCGGGAGGTTCCGTTCAGATGGTCAGATGCTAGTGGCGGGATGTGAGGACTCTGTTGTGCGGCTGTTCGATGTGACCGCCAAGGTGGCACTTAGAATGTTCAGAGGACACAAAAAGTAGGAATTGcccttgtttttgtgtgtgtgttttatactGTATAAGTAAGTCATTACTAAGAGTTGTTTTGAGGTTGTGTGATGAATTCCTTAGTGATCCAGAAAAGGAATTGAATATTGATAAGTAGGTATCTAACTCTCTTGTCACTCTAATCCACTCAGAGCTGTACACGTGACTGATTTCACCTCGGATCGCTACCAGATTTTCACTGGGGCGGATGACTGCACCTGTAGACTTTGGGACATCCCTAATGAGACCGAGCTTACCAGCTATAGAGAGCACACCGATTACATTCGCTGTGGCGTTTCCAGCAAACTCAATAGAGATCTTTTCTTTACGGGTGAGTAAAGTGAATGAGGCAGACGCAAGTAAGGCACAATGATGAGtgtaaaatttgacattttccttCACATAGGATCATATGACCACACAGTGAAATTGTTTGACGCCAGAGTGGATAAATCTGTAATGACTATGAATCATGGCCAGCCGGTGGAAAGTGTGCTCCTGTACCATTCTGAGGGACTCCTTGTGTCAGCAggtattgcatttttatttttttgttctggaTTTGGCCCGtttcttgttttaaaataaagcaaaacacATATTTTAACCGctttgtttacaaaaaatacaatttttattttgctaTAATTCAAAATGTGGTACCCATTTGAATCATTGGGTGCCATTCATGAGGCTAGGTGTTACAAATATTTTGACTAGGAGAGGCAGGCCATCTCTGTCCCAAATGGTTACAAAAACAGTTTAAGGTGTCTAGACTAGGTCTATTCTGTCCCCCTATGTTGAAGCAAGGTCTAAAATTTTCTTTTAACTCCTTTCATATCTTTATGTGATCTTTTCAGGGGGGCGCTACGTCAAAGTGTGGGATCTACTGAAAGGTGGTCAGCCATTGGTGTCACTGAGGAACCATCACAAAACAGTGACCTGCTTGTGTCTTAGCAGCAATGGCCAAAGGCTCCTGTCAGCCTCACTGGACAGGTAGATAAACAAATTATTACTGTATAATGGAAAGTATGTACATTTTTAAGGTTTTcccacattttcttttaaaaattagTATATATTGAACATCCCAGGAATCATGCTGATCCCACACAGATTAATAAACAATGCTGCTTTTAATAAAAGGTGATTGGTAAAAATGTATCCTTGTTTAGTTGGAATAATAGATTTTAATTcatctttgtggaatagtttgaaggTCCTTctgctgatttatttattttttaaattccactaTAAACAACACACAATTTTGCTTGTTATGACACCCTAATGATGCTTTGTgtgtccattttatttatttttgtgtgaattcTGATCAAATATTCTTTGTCTTTTCAGGCATGTCAAAGTATACAATACAACCAACTATAAAGTGGTTCACAACTTCGACTATGCGTCCTCCATTCTCAGTCTGGCTTTGGCTGTAAGGGAAAATAAATcgtcattttttccatatttatcataattatgaaatgtttgtttattaatgattttttgcAGCCAGAGGACCAGACACTTACTGTGGGAATGACAAATGGTATCCTTAGCATCAAACACAGGAAAAGCCCTGAGGAGTCAAATAAACCGTTAGGTCAACAACGGCGGCGGCCAGCATATCGTATATTTGTTAAAGGGAAGAACTACATTCCAAAACAAGTAAgctttattttcataattttactCAATGAGTAGCTGTTTAAATTCTTGGAAAAGCCAAATTATGcgcaaatgaaaaatgaaattgccGAACTAATCattggtccatttttttcccccaaaggaTGACTATCTCGTCAGTAAGCCTGTCAAGCAGTATTTGGCAAAATATGATAAACAGTTAAAAAGCTTCAATGTTACCAAGGCATTGGATGCGGCTATGGAGGTATTTTCAAACTGAGGTCTTCTAGCTCACCATCATTTGGTATTGGACTGAAATACTCACAGGAATTTATTGGTTTGCAGTCATGGACGAGACACAGGAAACCAGAAATTCCTGTCGCTGTTATAAAGGAGTTGGATCGAAGAGGAACTTTGAAGAACGCTTTAGCCGGACGGGATGAAAAAGAACTTTCTCACTTACTTAACTTTTTAATAGGGTGAGATTTTAAATGCTGCCCAAGTGTCAcaaatttcattttgttgtttatgaATTGTAACTCCAATGCTAGTGTTTTGGTATACTTATAacagaatatttttattgtttaaatttgttttttgaattgTCATTAAAATATTGAAATCTTTTTCAGAAACCTGGTCGACCCTAGGTTTGCTCCCGTCCTCGTCATAGCGGCCGAGTTGATGCTGGACATTTATCAGTCTGTCGTTGGCCAGTCATCCATCGTGGACCGCCAGCTTTTGCGTCTCCAAGATCTGCTAGAGAGGGAACTTGACTACCAGCAAGACCTCCTAGAAGTCTTGGGCATGCTGGACACTGTCTTTGCCTCCCGTCTACCGAGGAAGGAGGTGCCGTGCCCAGTTGTGGAAAGACCCAATGGCCTGGCTGAGGGAAATATCATTACTTCGGGACCTCAGCTCCAGGCTACCTGACCGGGATGGATCTCAATTCTTGGggacaaaaagaaataaaaacagtcaTCAGACTGTCTCACCTAATGTGACAGCCTTATTCTCCTTGTCTCATCAGTATGGTTGATGTTTCAAAAAACTCTTAAACACTCATGTTTTAATAAAATCTGCTTTTGTGTATCAtgattttctggaaaaaaataaatgttttatatttaacaACTTTTATCATACTTTTCATTGTAGAAAGTGGGCTTTTCAACGCTTGCATGATGTTAACCCCTTATATTCAACGACAAATGTGTTGctgaaaaaataactttcataaTACATTAAATCAACATCGAGTGATTACAAGTAAATGAAATTGAGATGTCATATGTGGTATTTTTTAAcagtatatacttgtatgtaaaCCAAAAGCCACCTTTCCTCCTAAATTGCCGTTTGACATGCAGTATCACTTATCTCCTTTGGATGGCTCTGCTAACCAAGCAATTTATACTTTGAAAATGGACGTTCCGCGGTACCTCACGTCAAACTCAATCTCGCTTTGTGGAGGATGCCCTACTGTGTATAATGGAGACGCCACTCCCACTTTGACTAGTGCCCACCTCGAATACGTATACTTATATTATGTAGTTATTCACGCTGCTTCGAGACATACAGCCAGAGAAATCATGGAACCGAGGCATCCGTTCTTGTAGCTGTTGAACTTTGAGTTTTCTTCGTGGGATTTTTAGTCTCGCATCCACCCAGGTGAGTACAGACCATCAATAAGAGAATAAGAGTAGTCCTATAAAAGAATCCTAAGTTTGCAAGTTtcaaatagtttttgttttgtttactcgTTGAAAAGACAGCCAAGGATATGCACACAGTGCACTTGTGCCCGATTATCAAATTAGATTGCATAGAACATCTTGTGCACAAGGCTAAAAAGTACAACCAATTAAGATATTCAATTTACTTGAGAAAATGAAGACACTCAATTTATGAGCTAAACCTGTCCCACGAAGTGATTCTGCCTTGCATGGAAGTTTGCCAACCTGTTCAAGATGAACCAGGTTTAACGAATTTATGGATAATTAGCTTATGTCCGGGTTGGCCgggtggattgagtggttaacaccctggcctcacagtgggggacctgggttcaaatccaggtcggcccacctgtgtggagtttgcatgttctcctcgggcctgtgtgggttttctccaggtactctgctttgcttccacattccaaagacatgcatggtatgcttattggacactctaaattgcccctaggtatgggtgtgtgtgcatggtcgTCCTGTCTCCttttccctg
It includes:
- the LOC144195268 gene encoding transcription factor BTF3-like, producing MKESIMNQEKLAKLQAQVRIGGKGSARRKKKVVHRTATADDKKLQFSLKKLGVNNISGIEEVNMFTNQGTVIHFNNPKVQASLAANTFTITGHAENKQLTEMLPGILNQLGADSLTSLRRLAETLPKPMGESKAPMVTVEEEDDEVPDLVENFDEASKNEAN
- the utp15 gene encoding U3 small nucleolar RNA-associated protein 15 homolog, whose product is MALFKPTKIAVYPKLGEKVTQDTLYWKNYKAPVQIKEFASVTNIDFSPVAPHNFAVTAFTRIHIYGPFSQEPVKSFTRFKDTAYCGRFRSDGQMLVAGCEDSVVRLFDVTAKVALRMFRGHKKAVHVTDFTSDRYQIFTGADDCTCRLWDIPNETELTSYREHTDYIRCGVSSKLNRDLFFTGSYDHTVKLFDARVDKSVMTMNHGQPVESVLLYHSEGLLVSAGGRYVKVWDLLKGGQPLVSLRNHHKTVTCLCLSSNGQRLLSASLDRHVKVYNTTNYKVVHNFDYASSILSLALAPEDQTLTVGMTNGILSIKHRKSPEESNKPLGQQRRRPAYRIFVKGKNYIPKQDDYLVSKPVKQYLAKYDKQLKSFNVTKALDAAMESWTRHRKPEIPVAVIKELDRRGTLKNALAGRDEKELSHLLNFLIGNLVDPRFAPVLVIAAELMLDIYQSVVGQSSIVDRQLLRLQDLLERELDYQQDLLEVLGMLDTVFASRLPRKEVPCPVVERPNGLAEGNIITSGPQLQAT